AATGCGATTCATCATCAACCTCATTTGGATCAAGGACCGTAGTAAGAACAAGCGGCGCGTCCATTGTCCCGCCCCTGGAACTAGGCAAAAACTCCTTTGAGAAATTTATTAGCGAATCCAGAAGCAGTGAAACCGAATCCTCGTCTCCATCGCAATTCCTCCTTTTTGCGGTATGGAAATACGGGTGCCCAAAACCCACATGCGTGCTTGTGAACCCGACTATTCTGCAAAGAACCCCGGCAGATGTGTGAGGCGAAAGCCCTATTGCAAGCTTGCCAAGCAGGTCCTCCTTGCAAAATACATTGTAAAAAGGGGGGAGGTTGTACAGCGTGACAAGCTCGTCGTCTATAAACTGGGCAACTTTCTGGAAATATGCAGCCCCTTCCATTGTTATTATTATGTCCTGGGGCTTAAGCTCCACAATCTGCGAATCCTTGACAAGCTTGTCGCCCTTGAAATCATTAGTGTACCCAAGCGCTGCCAGGTTTTCAATGCCCACGTGGATTTCACACGGCTTGAAGTGAGTCATGGGCACATTAGTCGCATCAAACCTGCAGGTGCCGTCCCTGAATATCGTAATTCCGTGTTTTGAGCGCAAAAATCCCTTTTCAATTGCCTCGGGTATCTTTGACTTTGAAATCAATCCCTGCACACCCCTGACATCGGCGCCGGTTTCATTGTCCTGCCAGTTTTTTTGCTCAAACTCCACAGCCCCAACCCCCTGATGGGTGCCTACCCGCTTCTGGGCGGCTTCAACTAACTCGGCTAGGTTTATTGTCCTAAGCTGCCCGTAATGCGTTGGCTGGCCGCATTTTGCGCACTGGCCTGACACACCTGAAAGATTGCATTTTTTGCAGTATGAAATGTTGACTGTCTGCTCTCCGCATGTTGTGCATAACGGCCTTGTCCCACTTGTCTTACACTTGGGGCATGCAAGGTTTGCTATCTCGACAAATAAGCCCTTGCCTTCGTATTTTTGGCTTGCCATCTTGCGATAAAGCCGCATTATGCTCCTATTTTTCTCGGCGTGCCCGATTGGAAACAATACGTGAACAGGGGGCTTCATTTCACGCTCCCTTCCTTTTTCAGGCCTTCCCATGCGAGTTCCAACATAAGTTGGTGAGTGGGGCTTTATAGTGACTCCAATTAGCTTAGACAAAAATTCGCTGCATTTTGGCTTAAGCGATGCCGACTGGGCAGTAGCAAGGTAGTCATTGAGCCTTTCCTCAAAGCCATTCTTAGATGGCTGCTGCTGATTTATCTGAAGCAGATGCTGCTTGGGCACGCCAAAAGTTGCAAGGACTGCCTTTGCAATCTCCGGCTCTAGCACTATCGTGCCTTTTTCGACCTTATGCTCGACACATAGCTTCTCAAGGAGACTTTTGGAGTCGGTTGCCTCCAAAACAAAGCATTTTGGCTTGAGCCAATCGCTCTCGAACTTCCCGCTTGCAAGCCATCTGGCAACTGAGGACAGTTCCTGGAATGTAAGGTCATCGTATGGATAAACATAGTCCGGATGAAGCGGCATTCCTGTTTGCCTTGAGAATTTAAGCGCATCTTCAAAGCACGAAAATTTTGGCAGTGCAAGGCCCGCTGACTTGCACAATGCGTCAAAGTACTCGGGACACCATGCAGGCTGGACAAGTGGGTGGTTGGATTTGAGAAAGTCGCCAAGCGAAACGAGCATGTCTCCTAGAAACAGGATTTGCGAAACGGACTGGTAAAGCGCCTGGGCCTGCTTGAGCGACCTGACTTTCACAACATCCCCGCTGTGAAGCTTGACTACAGGGCCTTCGATTGTATCACAGGGACTTACTACGCATCCTTTGCCTGGACGCTCAACCTTCAACTGCGTGCCGCTTGCAATGAACTGGTCAAGAAGATACATTGCCGCCGGGTGTATGGCCTTGCCCATTATCCCGCTAGCCCTTGAGCGGCCGTAGCGAAGCCTGAAGCCTCCAGGCCTTGACGGATATGAAAATATTGGCCTTCCGGCAACAAGCTCATCAAGGTAACCAGGAAGGGGTTTGAGCTCAAAAGCCCCCTCTTTTCTTGAAACTTTGACTATGGACTCAAGCCAGTTCCAATCAACTTTTATTTTCCTGGTGTATTTGAGCACCTTTGCGCTTTTTTGCGCAATTCCCTCGCAAAGCACGAGGGCGATTCCACCCCTGACCCTGTTTGTCTCAACGCGCGGCAGGTTTTTGTGAAGCGACACCTCTATTTCTTCCGTCGGGTCTCCATCAACGCATACTGGGCAATTTTGCAGTATGTGCACAATATCCTCCCTTGAGGGCTTGTACTGCAAATGGGCGCACCTGGAGTCGTATATCTCTATTTCCTCAACTGTCCTTTCAATCTCGCTTTCCGTTGGCTTGTAGTCCGGAATTCCGGCAATCCTTCTTGCGACATCCGCAAGCACGACTGCCTGCGCTGCAACAGTCCCCCCGGCCGACCTTATGGGGCCGGAAAAGTATACGGAAAGGTAACTGCCCTCGCCAGGGTGGCTGCGCACCCTGATTTTGGATATCCCCTCGGTAGGGGCAACAAGCACGCCTTCGGTGAGGATTCCAACCCCAACTCGGACTGCAAGGTCAATCAGCTTTTCGGTTGGCCCATTGATTACCTGGCCAAGGACTATTTTTTTCACAATTTCAAATGCGATTAAATCGCGGGACATGCCAGATTTGTCAAGCTCACGGATAAGGATTGATATTCCTGGCGGGCCGATTAGCCCCTCCACCCTCCCTGCAACATCAGCCGCCGGCGTTATTTCGACCGACGTCGATGGGTCAAGGCCCTTTTCCCTAGCTTGCCTTGCTACCGCCAAGGCTTTGTCAAGGCCCGCTTTAAGCCCTTCGAAGTACTGCTGCATTTGCACAGAGGCCTGAACCATTTCACCAGCGCCAAATACATATTTAGTTTCTTCCGTTAAGTCTGTTTGGGATGCCCCGAGAAATCAAGCTGCGATATTTTTCCTGTGTGCGGCTCATAGACGGTTGCAATGCAGGGGGTCGGGATATGTCCCCTTCTCACCTGGTAATCTGTCCTGCCCTGGAACGTCCCTGAGTTTATCACAACGGTCCCCCGGTACATGGCAATCGCATTTTTGTGCACATGGCCCATATGAAGGACATCCGGCTCTTCGTCTATAATCATGAAGTCCTTCTCCTCTGGGATAATCACGCCCCCGCCATCCCCATAAATGGGGGACAGGTGGCGGCGCTTGAGAGATTCTATCATAGGGTGTTCTGGGGCGTGGTAGCTCATTGAAGGTATGGCTGCTATAAGAGAGTCAAGGGATGTGCCGTGATAAACAAGGTGCTTGAGCCCCTCGATGTCGACCCAGCTTGGGTTGCCAAGAAGATGAGCTTTTGACTTTATCATTTCCCTGCTTATGGCAGGCTGCGGCTCGCAGCGCCTGACCGCATCGTGGTTTCCCGGAGTCACTATGACCTCTATGTAGTCCGGCATTTGTTCCATTGCCAAATCAAACGCTTCATACTGCTTGAACACGTCAGGTATTGTAAGCTCCTTTTCCTGCCCAGGAAACACGCCTACGCCGTCAACAATATCCCCGTCAATTATCAAATACTTTATTTTGCCGGCAAGTTCAGTGCGGCCCTCGTTCCCCTTCAGCCAGTTTATCAAATGCGAAAAATTGTGCTCCATGAAAAACCTGCTGCCAAAATGCAAGTCAGAAAGATACATGATTCCTATGTCCCTTTCAGACTGCTTTTGCTGCCTTGCAACCGGCAAATCAAGCCATATTACGTCGTTTGCCCACATGAATTCCCCTGCGACCTTGCCCTCAACAGCCACAGCCTCGTCTAAAAGAAGAGCCTTTGCCTTTTCAAGGGAACCCTTGTTCCTCGTGCTGAAAATTGCATTTATTGTCCCCCACTCGTCTTCCAAAACCACTTTCAGGTTGCCGTTTTTTGTCATGCCTTTTTCCTTTACTAGGGCAACAAGCCTGATGTCTTTTGCCTCCCAGTCCTTGACTTTTGACAAGTCAACAACCGGCAGCTTAGAATTGCGAATCTTGAATGAATGCCTGCAGCGCTCCAGCCTGTCCCTAAAATAGTTGAGAAAGTCTTCGACGCTTCCGGTGCACCTTGATTTTCCGGTTATGTCCTTTTCAGGGTAAAACTTCAATTTTGGCTCCATTTGCTTTGCCAGCGGCTCAAACCCGCTTTTTCTTGCAATTTCAGCCCCTGGTGGCACAGGAACCTTGTCAGCCGAAATGAGTTTTCCTACATCTTCCTCATCAATGATGAATTTGCCCAAGGACCTAAGATGTGCTTCCAAGTCCAGGCTTCCCGAATATGCCAAAAGAAGTTTTTCCGATTGTGGAGTTAGCCGAATCCCCTGAGCAATGAGTTTTTCAAGCTCGGCTCGATCCATCTAATCAGCCTGTGAGCGGGCGGCGGTTTCAAGCGCCGAGAATATTGTCCAAATCTGCGTCCTTGCGTGCATGGGCATGTTTATATCTTCGCTTATGGCCTCGATTGAGTATATTGCCGAAGAGAGGCGCACGCGCGCGTCATCATTTCCCTTCAGCTTGTCGCGGGCATCAGTTACGGCTTTTCGGATGTTTTTCGGTATTGAAGTGTCATCCATTACATTTTCCATCATCATTATTATCTCAGCTATCTTGGTTTCTTCTATAGCCATAAAATCACCACGCAATTTCTAACATTGGGCCTAAAGTAGAGCCGCAGGTCCGCAGTTCCAAATATATGTATGCGAAAAAAATTTTTTAATTTGTTGCGGGCCCGATGGGATTTGAACCCACGACCTTCAGATTACTTCCGCCATAATGCGACAAGTGTGCATTAATCCAACTTCAACCATAATCATATGCGGGAGTTGGGATACCAAAGGGATAACAGATTGCAAAAACCCCTGTGGGCTAGAAGTCTGCCGCGCTATCCAGGCTGCGCCACGGGCCCTCTACTTGTTCCGGCTTTTTTTATGTTTTCTGCTTTGACCTCCTTGGTTAAATTTCATCTGCCAGATATAAATAATGGTGGTATTTGCCGATATTGAAATGAGGATGCGCGCCCTTCGGCCAGTCTGATTACATTTCTTTAATAATTGGAATGCCAAGTATTCCCATTGAGTTCTCAAGAGCCGCTTTGGCGCCATGAAGCATGGTCATTCTTGCCTTCGATGCTTCGGTGCTCCCCTCACCGATTATCCTGCTTGTGTCATAAAATTTGTTGAACGCCGTTGCCAACTCAAGACAGTAGTCGGCAATGACGTGGGGCTTTAGGTCCCTGCCAGAAACAATAAGTGCATTTTCATAATCAAGGACTAGCCTGCACAAGTTGCGCTCTTGCCAAGAAAGCGCATAACCGGAAGGTTTTGCCGCCTTTGGCTTTTTGTGCCAGGCATTCAAGCCAGTGTCGCCAGCTGCTTTTTTTATTATGCTGTTCATCCTTGCAACGCAGTACATGAGATATGGGCCGCTGTCACCTTCAAAAGACAGGGCGCTTTCCCAGTCGAAAACAATCCTTTTTTCAGGGCTTACCTTTAGGAACGAAAACCTTATCGCCCCAAGGGCAACGGATTTGGCGATTTCAAGCTTTTTAGCCTCATCAAAATCCTTATGGATTTTTTTGTAGGCCCTTTTTGCGCCTTCCTCAAGAAGCTCGTCTGCGGTATAACCCATCCAAGTGCCCTGTCTTCCTGAAAAACTGCCTTCCGGGAGGACGGCGTGGCCGTAGGCAAGATGAATTGAGTTTTGTGCCTCCTTTGTGAAGCCCAACTGGACCAACACTTCCTTAATTGATTTTTGCGGGTACGATTGCTCCATTCCTATTACATTGACTACGATATCCGCATTTCCAAATCTTGTATCGCTTGCCCCCTGACTGCAGCCGCAAGTCTTGAGCGCGACTTTGCCATTTGGCTGCATCGCGAATTTTACATAGCAGAAATTTTTCCGAAGCTTGCCAAACTTCCAAAGCTGGAACACCACGTCTTTACCGGTGTATGTTGCCGTCCCGTCAGACCTCACAAGTATCTTGTCGGGGTTTTCCATCTTGTCAAATTCCCCGCCCTTAAGCCTTACTACAAGGCAGCCCTTGTTTTTGCCCGAGGATTCAAGCGCCACTCCCGGGCTTTTCTTGACAATCCCCAGCCCTTCCTCGAATATGCTTCGAACAATGTCTGATTCAAACACAAGAACATCGTGGAATACCCCGTATGAAAAGGCGGTCTGGTATTGTGCAAGTACGCACGACTCCACAATCTCCCTGCTTTTTTTCGACAATGGGGAACTTGGCTCCTCAAGCTTTTGCAGC
Above is a window of Candidatus Parvarchaeota archaeon DNA encoding:
- a CDS encoding DNA polymerase II small subunit, producing the protein MDRAELEKLIAQGIRLTPQSEKLLLAYSGSLDLEAHLRSLGKFIIDEEDVGKLISADKVPVPPGAEIARKSGFEPLAKQMEPKLKFYPEKDITGKSRCTGSVEDFLNYFRDRLERCRHSFKIRNSKLPVVDLSKVKDWEAKDIRLVALVKEKGMTKNGNLKVVLEDEWGTINAIFSTRNKGSLEKAKALLLDEAVAVEGKVAGEFMWANDVIWLDLPVARQQKQSERDIGIMYLSDLHFGSRFFMEHNFSHLINWLKGNEGRTELAGKIKYLIIDGDIVDGVGVFPGQEKELTIPDVFKQYEAFDLAMEQMPDYIEVIVTPGNHDAVRRCEPQPAISREMIKSKAHLLGNPSWVDIEGLKHLVYHGTSLDSLIAAIPSMSYHAPEHPMIESLKRRHLSPIYGDGGGVIIPEEKDFMIIDEEPDVLHMGHVHKNAIAMYRGTVVINSGTFQGRTDYQVRRGHIPTPCIATVYEPHTGKISQLDFSGHPKQT
- a CDS encoding arginine--tRNA ligase, with the translated sequence MYHEAHKQIVEALCRATGESEEAVRPTISRPKKEFGDFASSIAFALAKKSGENPAKLATEICKRISVGKAISKAVSQGPFINFFLGDGFLLSVCLGAMEKAAKFGTEEKNGRKALVEFPSVNPNKPWHIGHLRNALLGDSVSNILEKRGFLVERQDYIDDLGLQVAQSLWGCMNLPAKPETKFDHWLGQQYVEVSKMFESGEIEPQVRKLLQKLEEPSSPLSKKSREIVESCVLAQYQTAFSYGVFHDVLVFESDIVRSIFEEGLGIVKKSPGVALESSGKNKGCLVVRLKGGEFDKMENPDKILVRSDGTATYTGKDVVFQLWKFGKLRKNFCYVKFAMQPNGKVALKTCGCSQGASDTRFGNADIVVNVIGMEQSYPQKSIKEVLVQLGFTKEAQNSIHLAYGHAVLPEGSFSGRQGTWMGYTADELLEEGAKRAYKKIHKDFDEAKKLEIAKSVALGAIRFSFLKVSPEKRIVFDWESALSFEGDSGPYLMYCVARMNSIIKKAAGDTGLNAWHKKPKAAKPSGYALSWQERNLCRLVLDYENALIVSGRDLKPHVIADYCLELATAFNKFYDTSRIIGEGSTEASKARMTMLHGAKAALENSMGILGIPIIKEM
- a CDS encoding DNA polymerase II large subunit, with protein sequence MVQASVQMQQYFEGLKAGLDKALAVARQAREKGLDPSTSVEITPAADVAGRVEGLIGPPGISILIRELDKSGMSRDLIAFEIVKKIVLGQVINGPTEKLIDLAVRVGVGILTEGVLVAPTEGISKIRVRSHPGEGSYLSVYFSGPIRSAGGTVAAQAVVLADVARRIAGIPDYKPTESEIERTVEEIEIYDSRCAHLQYKPSREDIVHILQNCPVCVDGDPTEEIEVSLHKNLPRVETNRVRGGIALVLCEGIAQKSAKVLKYTRKIKVDWNWLESIVKVSRKEGAFELKPLPGYLDELVAGRPIFSYPSRPGGFRLRYGRSRASGIMGKAIHPAAMYLLDQFIASGTQLKVERPGKGCVVSPCDTIEGPVVKLHSGDVVKVRSLKQAQALYQSVSQILFLGDMLVSLGDFLKSNHPLVQPAWCPEYFDALCKSAGLALPKFSCFEDALKFSRQTGMPLHPDYVYPYDDLTFQELSSVARWLASGKFESDWLKPKCFVLEATDSKSLLEKLCVEHKVEKGTIVLEPEIAKAVLATFGVPKQHLLQINQQQPSKNGFEERLNDYLATAQSASLKPKCSEFLSKLIGVTIKPHSPTYVGTRMGRPEKGREREMKPPVHVLFPIGHAEKNRSIMRLYRKMASQKYEGKGLFVEIANLACPKCKTSGTRPLCTTCGEQTVNISYCKKCNLSGVSGQCAKCGQPTHYGQLRTINLAELVEAAQKRVGTHQGVGAVEFEQKNWQDNETGADVRGVQGLISKSKIPEAIEKGFLRSKHGITIFRDGTCRFDATNVPMTHFKPCEIHVGIENLAALGYTNDFKGDKLVKDSQIVELKPQDIIITMEGAAYFQKVAQFIDDELVTLYNLPPFYNVFCKEDLLGKLAIGLSPHTSAGVLCRIVGFTSTHVGFGHPYFHTAKRRNCDGDEDSVSLLLDSLINFSKEFLPSSRGGTMDAPLVLTTVLDPNEVDDESHSMEICSEFDQSFYELAEKFSSPAEAKVRLVKNVLGTQAQYEGLGFTHDTSSIEDGVVSTTYIKFKSMSEKVDSQMRLEKKLRCVDPQDAAARILSSHFLPDIYGNLRKFSQQKFRCVDCNESFRRVPLIGKCSRCGGKILLTINKGGIEKYLKISTKLAFDFELPIYVKQRLELVKRDIDSIFLDEKSRQVGLSDFM